In Marinobacter salinisoli, the DNA window GAAGCCGTGGCGTCAGAAGGGTACTGGTCGTGCCCGTGCCGGTACTATCCGTAGCCCGATCTGGCGTTCAGGTGGCGTCACCTTTGCCGCCAAGCCGCGCGACTTTGAGCAGAAGGTTAACCGCAAGATGTACCGTGCGGCCATGCGCTCTATCCTTTCTGAGCTGGTTCGTCAGGAGCGTCTGGTGGTGGTTGACGACATGAATGTCGACACACCAAAGACCAAGGCGTTCACTGCCAAGCTGAAGGATATGGGTGTATCCAATGCGCTGATCCTGTCCGACAGTGTTGAGCAGAACCTTCACCTGGCATCCCGCAACATTCCGCACGTCGATGTGCGCGATGTCGCTGGCCTGGATCCGGTTAGCCTGGTTGCCTTCGAGAAAGTCGTAGTGACTGTTCCCGCTCTGAAGAAGATCGAGGAGATGCTGGGATGAATCAGGAACGTATTTACAAGGTTCTTCTGGGACCTCACGTATCAGAAAAAGCGTCTCTGGCGGCAGAGCGTGGTCAGGTTGTTTTTCGTGTAGCGCCTGATGCAACCAAGCCGGAGATCAAGAAGGCCGTTGAGCAGCTGTTCAACGTCACTGTCGAAGGTGTTCAGGTTCTGAACCGCAAGGGTAAGCTCAAGCGTACTATCCGCGGGTTCGGCAAGCGTAATGACATTCGCAAGGCTTACGTCAAGCTGGCAGAAGGTCAGGACATCGATTTTATGGATGTGGAATAAGGTAAAGGGGTCGTAAAATGCCGATCGTCAAAACCAAGCCAACATCTGCCGGACGCCGTCACGTTGTAAAAACTTACAACCCTGAGCTGTACAAAGGGCGCCCTTACGAGCCGTTGGTTGAGACTCTGAGAAAGTCCGGTGGTCGTAACAACGCTGGTCGCATCACCACTCGTCACATTGGTGGTGGTCACAAGCAGCACTACCGTGTAATCGATTTCAAGCGGACCAAAGATGGTATCCCGGCAGTGATTGAGCGCCTGGAATATGATCCGAACCGCTCTGCGCACATTGCGCTGCTGAAGTACGCCGATGGCGAGCGTCGTTACATCATCGCTCCCAAGGGTATGAAGGCAGGTGATCCTGTGCGTTCCGGCGTCGACGCGCCGATTAAGGTGGGCTCTACATTGCCGCTCCGGAACATTCCGGTCGGTTCTGTTATCCACTGCGTCGAACTCAAGCCTGGCAAAGGTGCACAGCTGGCTCGCTCCGCGGGCGCATCCGTACAGCTGGTAGCTCGGGAAGGTGCGTATGCAACCATCCGCCTGCGCTCAGGTGAAATGCGAAAGGTGCTTGTAGATTGCCGTGCAACGCTGGGTGAAGTATGCAACAGCGAGCACAGCCTCAAGCAACTTGGTAAAGCGGGTGCATCACGTTGGCGCGGCAAACGCCCAACAGTACGTGGTGTTGCTATGAACCCAGTTGACCACCCGCATGGTGGTGGTGAAGGGCGTACCTCTGGCGGACGTCACCCGGTTACTCCGTGGGGTGTTCCGACCAAAGGGCATAAGACTCGTAAGAACAAGCGTACTGATAAAATGATAGTACGTCGTCGTTCAGCCAAGTAAACGACTACATAGAGGTAATTGCTGTGCCACGTTCTTTAAAGAAAGGTCCTTTTATAGACCTGCATCTGTTGAAGAAGGTCGAGGCAGCTCTGGAAGCTAACGACAAGCGGCCAATCAAAACCTGGTCCCGCCGGTCAACAGTCTTTCCGGAGATGGTAGGCCTGACCATTGCAGTCCATAACGGCAAGCAGCACGTGCCGGTTTATGTCACCGAAGATATGGTTGGACATAAGCTGGGTGAGTTCGCGGCAACGCGTACTTATCGTGGTCATGCAGCCGACAAGAAAGCTAAACGCTGATTGTGAGGTAATAGAAATGGAAGTAGCAGCCAAGTACAAGGGCGCTCGCCTCTCAGCTCAGAAAGCACGTCTTGTCGCCGACCAGGTACGCGGCAAGGCTGTTGAGGACGCCCTGAATATTCTGACTTTTAGCCCGAAGAAGGCAGCCGTAGTGATCAAGAAAGCTCTTGAGTCTGCGATTGCTAACGCTGAGCACAACGAAGGTCTGGATGTAGATGATCTGCGGGTTTCCACCGTCATGGTGGATGAGGGCCCAACGCTCAAGCGCATTAAAGCTCGAGCCAAGGGGCGCGCTGACCGTATTTTCAAGCGCACCTGTCATATCACCGTCAAGGTCGCCGACAAGTAGGAGATGCTCAGATGGGTCATAAAGTAAATCCAACTGGCATTCGTCTGGGTGTGATCAAAGAGCACAACTCAGTCTGGTATGCCGACAAGAAGGAATACGCGAAGAACCTCCTGAACGATATCGAGGTTCGCGAGTTCCTGGACAAGCGTCTTGAAAAGGCGTCTGTCAGCAAGATTGTGATCGAGCGCCCCGCTCAGAACGCCCGTATCACGATCCATACTGCCCGTCCCGGTATTGTTATCGGTAAGAAGGGTGAAGATGTTGACCGTCTGCGTCGCGAAGTCAGCGACATGATGGGCGTGCCTGTGCACATCAACATCGAAGAAGTCCGCAAGCCGGACCTGGATGCTCGCCTGGTAGCGCAAAACGTTGCCGGTCAGCTTGAGCGCCGTGTGATGTTCCGTCGCGCTATGAAGCGTGCGGTGCAGAACGCCATGCGTCAGGGCGCCAAGGGTATCAAGATTCAGGTTGGTGGTCGTCTTGGGGGTGCTGAAATCGCTCGTTCTGAGTGGTATCGCGAAGGTCGTGTACCGCTGCACACACTGCGTGCAGACATTGATTACGCAACCTATGAAGCGCATACCACCTACGGCGTTATCGGCGTCAAGGTATGGATCTTCAAAGGTGAGATTCTTGGTGGTATGGAGCAGGTCCGTGCTGACAAGAAAGCCTCTGGGAAGAAAGGTTCTAAGTAAAGGGGCACTCTTATGCTGCAACCAAAACGCACCAAATTTCGCAAGGTAATGAAAGGCCGTAACACCGGTCTTGCTCAGCGAGCTAACAAGGTGAGCTTCGGTGAATACGGATTGAAGGCGACTAGCCGTGGGCGTATAACTGCGCGCCAGATTGAGGCAGCGCGTCGTACCATGACTCGTCGTATCAAGCGGGGCGGTAAGATCTGGATCCGGGTGTTCCCGGACAAGCCGATCACCGGTAAGCCGCTGGAAGTACGGATGGGTAAAGGTAAGGGTTCTGTCGAGTACTGGGTGGCTGAAATCCAGCCTGGCCGGATGTTGTACGAGATGGAAGGTGTGAGCGAAGACCTCGCGCGTGAAGCCTTCACTCTCGCGGCGGCCAAACTGCCGGTTAAGACCACCTTTGTAACGAGGACGGTGATGTGATGAAAGCAACAGAGCTGCGTGAAAAATCAGTCGAGGAGCTGAATCAAGAGCTGATCGACCTGCTGAAAGAGCAGTTCAACCTGCGTATGCGCAAGGCGACAGGTCAGCTGAATCAGTCTCACCTTCTCCCTAAGGTGAAGCGTGACATCGCTCGCGTGAAAACAGTATTGAACCAAAAGGCAGGACAGTGACATGACCGAAGCTACCCAAACTGCCAGAACTCTGAGCGGCAAGGTCGTGAGCAACAAGATGGACAAGTCCATCGTGGTTCTGGTTGAGCGTCAGGTTAAGCACCCTCTGTACGGTAAGTACATGAAGCGCTCTACCAAGATTCACGCTCATGATGAGAATAACCAGTGCAACATCGGTGACACTGTGACCATTCAGGAAACACGCCCGGTCTCCAAGACCAAAGCGTGGGCCCTGGTGGAAGTCACCGAAGCTGCATCCAAGGTGTAATTCGCCCGGAGAACAACCATGATTCAGACTCAAACAATGCTTGAAGTCGCGGATAACAGCGGTGCGCGTCAGGTGATGTGCATTAAGGTCCTGGGCGGTTCACACCGGCGTTACGCCAGCGTTGGGGATATCATCAAGGTGACCGTTAAGGAAGCCATTCCCCGCGGTAAAGTGAAAAAAGGCCAGGTCCTGAAGGCTGTTGTGGTGCGCACTCGTAAGGGTGTCCGCCGCTCTGACGGTTCGCTGATCCGTTTCGACGGAAATGCTGCAGTACTTCTGAACAATCAGGACGCACCGATCGGTACCCGTATCTTCGGGCCGGTTACCCGTGAACTGCGTAATGAAAAGTTCATGAAAATTATTTCACTGGCACCCGAAGTACTTTAAAGGACCAGAGGCCGGTTATGAAAAAGATCAAACGAGATGACGAAGTAATCGTCACCACGGGGAAAGATAAAGGTAAACGTGGTAAAGTGCTGCGCGTTCAGGACGACGGCCGCGTGGTAGTTTCTGGGATCAACATGATCAAGAAGCATACCAAGCCTAACCCAATGCTGGGCACCCCGGGTGGTATCGTCGAAAAAGAAGCACCTATCCAGGCTTCCAATGTGGCAATTTTTAATCCGCAGACCGGCAAGGCCGATCGTGTTGGCTTCCAGGTTAAGGAAGACGGCGCCAAGGTGCGGATTTTTAAATCCACAAACGAAGCTGTCGACAACCAGTAAGCGGGGGTGGTGACGATGCTTAACATGAAAGAGCAGTACACAAAAGAAGTGGTACCCGCCCTGCAGAATGAGTTCGGTTACAAGAACGTGATGCAGGTTCCGCGTATCGAAAAGATCACCCTCAACATGGGTGTCGGCGAAGCGGTTGGCGACAAGAAGCTGATCGAGAATGCTGTCGCTGATCTTGAGCGTCTGGCAGGCCAGAAGCCTGTTGTTACCAAGGCGCGCAAGTCAGTTGCCGGCTTCAAGATCCGTGAAGGTTGGCCGATCGGCTGTAAGGTTACCCTGCGTGGCGAGCGTATGTGGGATTTCTTTGACCGTCTGGTTCACATTGCGGTTCCCCGCATTCGTGATTTCCGTGGTCTCAATCCCAAGTCGTTTGACGGCCGTGGTAACTACAGCATGGGTGTGCGTGAGCAGATCATTTTCCCGGAGATCGAGTACGACAAGGTCGACAAGATCCGTGGTCTGGACATCACCATTACCACCACTGCCGGCTCCGATGATGAAGGCCGCGAACTGTTGAAAGCCTTCGGCTTTCCGTTCAAGAAATAAAGGAACGAGTGTAATGGCTAAGGTTTCCATGAAAAACCGCGAGCTCAAGCGCGAAAAGACTGTGGCTAAGTACGCAGCCAAGCGCGCCGAGCTCAAGGCGATTATCAAGAACCCTAACTCCAGCGATGAAGACCGTTGGGACGCGCAGATGAAGCTTCAGCAGCTTCCTCGTAACGCGAGCCCGGCTCGTCTTCGGAATCGTTGCCAGGTGACTGGTCGCCCACACGGCGTTCTGCGCAAGTTCGAGCTGTCACGGATTAAACTCCGTGAATACGGCATGCGCGGTGACGTTCCGGGCCTGACCAAAGCAAGCTGGTAAGATAGGCACCCTGACTTCGGTCAGGTGCCTGTTGGTAAGCGGTGCGGCACGCCGCTGCACAACTAAAAAGATCAGGAGCCTCATACCAATGAGTATGCAAGACACGCTTGCGGATATGTTTACCCGTATCCGTAATGCACAGATGGCGTCGAAAGCTGATGTGACGATGCCGTCTTCAAAGATGAAGATCTCTGTAGCCCAGGTCCTGAAGGACGAAGGTTACGTTGAAGACTTTTCCGTTTCAGCCGACGCGAAGCCCGAGCTGACCATCACTCTCCGTTATTTCGGTGGTAAGCCCGTTATTGAAGAGATCAAGCGGGTCAGTCGTCCGAGTCTGCGCCAGTACAAAGGCGCTGGGGAACTGCCGAAAGTATCCGGTGGTCTTGGGGTCGCGATTGTCTCAACGTCCAAGGGCGTTATGACAGACCGCGCTGCACGTGCTGCCGGCGTGGGTGGCGAAGTCATCTGCACCGTATTCTAGGAGATACACATGTCCAGGGTTGCCAATAATCCTGTCGTGCTGCCTTCCGGTGTTGAGGTTAAGCTGAACGGACAGGAAATCAGTGTTAAGGGTTCCAAAGGATCCCTTCAATTGAATATCCACCAGGCGGTGGAAGTGAAGCAGGAAGAGAACGTTCTGCGCTTTGCCGCCCGCGATGGCGCAAAGCAGTCCCGCGCTCTTGCAGGTACTACTCGTGCACTGGTCAACAACATGGTGGTCGGCGTTTCCACCGGTTTCGAGCGTAAGCTCCAGCTGGTAGGCGTTGGATACCGTGCCCAGGCGCAGGGCAAGAAGCTCAATCTGACGCTGGGTTTTTCGCACCCGGTTGAGTACGAGCTGCCTGAGGGGATTACCGCTGAAACACCTTCTAATACTGAAGTCGTGATTCGCGGTATCGACAAGCAACAGGTTGGCCAGGTCGCTGCGGATGTCCGCGCTTACCGTCCGCCCGAGCCTTATAAGGGTAAGGGTGTTCGTTATGCGGATGAGCAGGTCAGACGCAAAGAAGCCAAGAAGAAATAAGGCGGGACTATGAGCGCGAATATCGAAAGAATGCGTCGCGCACGTAAAGTGCGTATGAAGATTCGTGAGCTGGGTGTCAATCGTCTGTGTGTGCATCGCACACCGCGTCACATGTACGCCCAGGTCACTACCGCAGATGGCAGCAAGGTTCTGGCATCTGCCTCCACGTTGGATAAGGAACTGCGCCAGGGTGCAACCGGTAACGTGGACGCCGCCAAGAAGGTTGGTCAGCTGATCGCTGAGCGTGCCAAGGCGGCAGGTGTTGAGCAGGTCGCATTTGACCGCTCCGGTTACCGTTATCACGGTCGTGTCCAGGCTCTTGCCGATGGCGCCCGTGAAGCTGGCTTGCAATTCTAAGAGGTGGAGAAAATGAGCGTTAACGAACAGAAGGCGCCTGAGCTCCAGGAAAGACTGGTTCAGGTGAACCGTGTCGCCAAGGTAGTTAAAGGTGGCCGTATTTTTGCCTTCACCGCACTGACCGTGGTTGGTGACGGTAAAGGACGCGTTGGTTTTGGTCGTGGTAAGGCCCGGGAAGTCCCGGTTGCTATCCAGAAGGCCATGGAAGCTGCGCGCAAGAACATGGTTGACGTCCCTCTGGACGGCAATACACTTCAGTACCCGGTTCGGGCTCAGCATAGTGGCTCCAAGGTCTACATGCAGCCGGCTTCCGAAGGTACTGGTGTTATCGCCGGCGGTGCAATGCGCGCCGTACTCGAGGTGGCGGGTGTTCAGAACGTACTGTCCAAGTGCTACGGGTCTACCAACCCGGTGAACGTGGTACGTTCCACCATCAAGGCTCTTCAGGCCATGCAGGCTCCTGAAGATATCGCAGCCAAGCGCGGGAAGACCGTGGAAGAAATCCTGGGTTGAAGTCATGGCGAACGCAAATACGATCAAAGTAACTCTGACCCGCAGCCCCATCGGCTGTCAGCCCAAGCACAAACTGTGCGTCAAGGGCCTGGGTCTTCGTAAAATCGGTCACACCGTGGAAGTGGAAGATACTCCTTCCGTTCGCGGTATGATCAACCGGGTGAATTACCTGGTTCGGGTTGAGGAGAACTAAGATGCGTCTGAACGAACTTAGTCCAGAGCCCGGTTCACGCCCAGCCGGCAAGCGCGTTGGTCGTGGTATCGGTAGTGGTCTCGGTAAAACTGGTGGTCGCGGTCATAAGGGTCTCAAGTCCCGTTCCGGCGGCTCCGTGGCTCCGGGCTTCGAGGGTGGTCAGCAGCCTTTGGCGCGCCGTCTGCCGAAATTCGGTTTTACCTCTCGCCAGCAGCGTTACGTTGCAGAGATTCGTTTGAACGAATTGGCGAAGGTTGAAGGCGATGTGGCGGATCTGGCTGCTCTGAAGAAGGCAGATATCGTTCGCGAGGAAATCCGTGAAGCCAAGGTTATCCTGTCCGGCGAGCTTAGCCGTCCAGTAACCGTGAAAGGCCTGCGGGTAACCAAGGGTGCACGCGAGGCAATTACTGCCGCGGGTGGAAAAGTCGAAGACTAAGGCGAGTCGAGGACTAAATGGCCAAGACAGCATCATTGCCTGCGGGCGCGGGAAAAGGATTGGCAGAGCTTCGGTCGAGGCTCTGGTTTGTATTCCTGGCACTGTTGGTGTACCGAATCGGTGCCCACATCCCGGTGCCAGGGATTAATCCTGACCGGCTCGCAGCCTTGTTCGAACAGAATCAGGGCACAATCCTGAGTATGTTCAACATGTTTTCCGGTGGTGCGCTTGAGCGCATGAGTATCTTCGCTCTCGGTATCATGCCGTATATCTCGGCTTCGATTATCATGCAGCTCATGACTGCGGTCAGTCCGCAGCTTGAGCAGCTGAAGAAAGAAGGTGAGGCTGGACGTCGTAAGATCAGCCAGTACACGCGGTATGGTACGGTGCTTCTCGCCCTGATTCAGGGTGCAGGTATTTCGGTTGGTTTGGCCTCGCAGGGCGTGACCTTCAACGACAGCTTCAGCTTCCACTTTGTGGCAGTTGTTTCGTTCGTGAGCGGTGCCGTCTTCATGATGTGGCTTGGTGAGCAGATCACTGAGCGCGGCGTTGGTAACGGCATCTCGCTGCTGATTTTCGCAGGGATCGTTGCCGGTCTGCCGGGTGCCATCGGCCAGACTCTGGAGCAGGCCCGCAATGGCGAAATGAGCCTGCTGGTCGTGCTTGGTATTGGTGTGTTGGCGGTTGCGGTTATTGGCTTCGTGGTATTCATGGAGCGAGGCCAGAGACGCCTGACCATCAACTACGCCAAACGCCAGCAAGGTCGCCGGGTGTTTGCTCAGCAGTCCAGCCACCTGCCTCTGAAAGTGAACATGGCCGGCGTAATCCCGCCCATTTTCGCTTCCTCTATCCTGCTGTTCCCGGCCTCAATCGGGCAGTGGTTTGGTCAGGGTGAAGGCATGGAATGGCTGAGTAATCTGTCCCAGGCGTTGGCTCCGAGTCAGCCGTTGTACATTATCCTGTTCGCAGCAGCAGTGGTTTTCTTCTGCTTCTTCTATACGGCGCTGATGTACAACCCGAAAGAAGTAGCGGATAACCTCAAGCGCTCTGGAGCGTTTATTCCGGGCATTCGTCCCGGTGATCAGACTGCCAAGTATATTGATGGCGTTCTGACCCGGTTGACCCTGTTCGGTGCTATGTATATCGCAGCAGTGTCCCTGTTCCCTCAGTTTCTGATGGTGGCCGGGAATGTCCCGTTCTATCTGGGCGGTACGTCGCTGCTGATTGTTGTAGTCGTGGTGATGGATTTCATGGCGCAGGTTCAATCTCATCTGATGTCTCATCAGTATGAGTCCCTGATGAAGAAATCCAATCTCAAGGGCTATGGACGGAACGGCTGAGCCGTTCCCCTTGGAAACTGGAGTCGACAATGAAAGTACGCGCTTCGGTAAAGAAAATTTGCCGTAACTGCAAAGTAATTCGTCGCAATGGCTCGGTCCGAGTCATCTGCACGGAGCCTCGTCACAAGCAGCGTCAGGGTTAATCCTTATCCGGAAACCTGATTGCACAAAAGGCGATCGAAATATCGGCGCTTGACTCCACGCGGGGTCAAGCGCTATTATTTCGCGCCCTTTTTGTGGCGGAAAATTCACACAGCAAAGCTTTGAACGCGGAGTAATTTGGATGGCACGTATAGCCGGTGTCAATATACCCGATAACAAACATGCTGTTATCTCGCTCACCTACATCTTTGGTGTTGGCAAGACAACAGCCCAGAAGCTTTGCGATGCAACCGGCGTTAAGCCGGACGTCAAGGTCAAAGACCTGAGCGACGAGCAGCTGGAGTCACTTCGTACTGAAGTTACCAAGCTGACTGTCGAAGGCGATCTGCGTCGTGAAGTTCAGATGAACATTAAGCGTTTGAAGGATCTCGGCTGCTTCCGTGGTCTGCGCCATCGTCATGGACTCCCTGTCCGTGGCCAGCGCACGAAGACCAACGCACGCACCCGTAAAGGTCCTCGCAAACCGATTCGCAAGTAACAGGTAGGCAAACATGGCAAAGCCAGGTACACGTACCCGTAAAAAGGTGAAAAAGACGGTTGTTGATGGCGTCGCGCACATTCACGCGTCCTTCAACAACACTATCGTGACCATTTCCGACCGTCAGGGCAACGTACTGTCCTGGGCTACCTCTGGTGGTTCCGGTTTCCGTGGGTCGCGCAAGAGTACACCTTTTGCTGCGCAGGTAGCAGCTGAAAGAGCCGGTAACGCGGCTGCTGAATACGGCCTGAAAAACCTGGATGTTGAAGTCAAGGGTCCTGGACCCGGGCGTGAATCTGCAGTTCGTGCGCTGAACGCGTGCGGCTATAAGATCACCAACATCACAGATGTGACGCCGATTCCCCATAACGGTTGTCGCCCGCCGAAAAAGCGCCGCGTCTAACACAGGAGACAGTGAATTATGGCTCGTTATATAGGCCCGAAGTGCAAGCTGTCTCGTCGTGAAGGGACAGATCTTTTTCTGAAGAGCGGTGTTCGCGCACTCGACTCCAAGTGCAACATTGAGACAAAGCCAGGCATGCACGGTGCAGGCCGCGGCCGTCTGTCCGAGTACGGCGTACAGCTTCGCGAAAAGCAGAAAGTTCGTCGCATCTACGGCGTTCTTGAGAAGCAGTTCCGTAATTATTACAAAGAGGCGGCCCGTCTGAAGGGTGCAACCGGTGAGAACCTGCTGCAACTTCTGGAAGGTCGTCTCGACAACGTTGTATACCGCATGGGCTTTGGTTCTACCCGTGCAGAATCCCGTCAGCTCGTCTCTCACAAGGCGATTCTGGTAAACGACAAGGTTGTGAATATCGCTTCCTACCAGGTCAAGCCGGGTGACGTTGTGAGTGTGCGTGAGAAGGCCAAGAATCAGCTGCGTGTTAAAGGCGCGCTGGAACTGTCTGCTAGCCGCGCACCGGTGAGCTGGGTAGAGGTCGACGCCAACAAGATGTCCGGCGTTTACAAGTCAGTACCTGAGCGTACTGAGCTGCCGAGTGACATCAATGAGAACCTCATCGTCGAGCTTTACTCCAAGTAAAGCCTAGTTAGCAACGATAGCAGATAGGGGCGTCTATGCAGCGTTCAGTACATGAGTTATTGACACCTCGTACGATTGACGTGAAGGAGTTGAGTGCCACGCGTGCCAAGGTGACGCTTGAGCCTCTGGAAAGAGGCTTCGGTCACACCCTCGGTAGCGCACTGCGCCGCATTCTCCTGTCCTCGATGCCGGGCTGCGCCATCACTGAAGCGCAGATCGACGGTGTCTTGCACGAGTACAGCGCCATTGAAGGTGTTCAGGAGGACGTCATCGAGATTCTTCTGAATCTCAAGGGCGTTGCCGTTAAGTTGGAAGGTCGGGACGACGTTGAGCTGACGCTCAACAAAAAGGGCCCGGGTGTTGTGACTGCCGGCGATATCAAGCTTGACCACGATGTCGAGATTGCCAACCCGGAGCATGAGATCTGTCACCTGAGTGAGAACGGTGAAGTGAACATGCGCCTGCGTGTTGCCCGCGGTCGCGGCTATGAGCCGGCTGATCAACGGGGTCTTGACGAGGACGAAACTCGCGCGATTGGACGCCTGCAGCTGGATGCGACATTCAGCCCGGTTCGTCGTGTGGCTTACGCCGTGGAAAGTGCACGGGTAGAGCAGCGCACCGACCTGGACAAGCTGGTAATTGACCTGGAGACCAATGGCACGATCGATCCGGAAGAAGCAATTCGCCGGGCCGCGACCATCCTCCAGCAGCAATTGGCGGTGTTTGTCGATTTCGATCATGAGAAAGAGCCTGAGCGAGTAGAGGAAGAGGAAGAGATCGATCCGATTCTGCTGCGCCCGGTGGATGATCTGGAATTGACAGTGCGTTCAGCTAACTGCTTGAAGGCGGAAAATATTTACTACATCGGCGATCTGATTCAGCGCACTGAAGTTGAGCTGCTGAAGACGCCTAACCTGGGTAAAAAGTCGCTGACCGAGATCAAGGACGTTCTGGCGTCCCGTGGTT includes these proteins:
- the rplN gene encoding 50S ribosomal protein L14, whose product is MIQTQTMLEVADNSGARQVMCIKVLGGSHRRYASVGDIIKVTVKEAIPRGKVKKGQVLKAVVVRTRKGVRRSDGSLIRFDGNAAVLLNNQDAPIGTRIFGPVTRELRNEKFMKIISLAPEVL
- the rpmC gene encoding 50S ribosomal protein L29 produces the protein MKATELREKSVEELNQELIDLLKEQFNLRMRKATGQLNQSHLLPKVKRDIARVKTVLNQKAGQ
- the rplO gene encoding 50S ribosomal protein L15; its protein translation is MRLNELSPEPGSRPAGKRVGRGIGSGLGKTGGRGHKGLKSRSGGSVAPGFEGGQQPLARRLPKFGFTSRQQRYVAEIRLNELAKVEGDVADLAALKKADIVREEIREAKVILSGELSRPVTVKGLRVTKGAREAITAAGGKVED
- the rpsS gene encoding 30S ribosomal protein S19, with product MPRSLKKGPFIDLHLLKKVEAALEANDKRPIKTWSRRSTVFPEMVGLTIAVHNGKQHVPVYVTEDMVGHKLGEFAATRTYRGHAADKKAKR
- the rplV gene encoding 50S ribosomal protein L22, which gives rise to MEVAAKYKGARLSAQKARLVADQVRGKAVEDALNILTFSPKKAAVVIKKALESAIANAEHNEGLDVDDLRVSTVMVDEGPTLKRIKARAKGRADRIFKRTCHITVKVADK
- the rplB gene encoding 50S ribosomal protein L2, coding for MPIVKTKPTSAGRRHVVKTYNPELYKGRPYEPLVETLRKSGGRNNAGRITTRHIGGGHKQHYRVIDFKRTKDGIPAVIERLEYDPNRSAHIALLKYADGERRYIIAPKGMKAGDPVRSGVDAPIKVGSTLPLRNIPVGSVIHCVELKPGKGAQLARSAGASVQLVAREGAYATIRLRSGEMRKVLVDCRATLGEVCNSEHSLKQLGKAGASRWRGKRPTVRGVAMNPVDHPHGGGEGRTSGGRHPVTPWGVPTKGHKTRKNKRTDKMIVRRRSAK
- the rplW gene encoding 50S ribosomal protein L23, whose translation is MNQERIYKVLLGPHVSEKASLAAERGQVVFRVAPDATKPEIKKAVEQLFNVTVEGVQVLNRKGKLKRTIRGFGKRNDIRKAYVKLAEGQDIDFMDVE
- the rplX gene encoding 50S ribosomal protein L24; its protein translation is MKKIKRDDEVIVTTGKDKGKRGKVLRVQDDGRVVVSGINMIKKHTKPNPMLGTPGGIVEKEAPIQASNVAIFNPQTGKADRVGFQVKEDGAKVRIFKSTNEAVDNQ
- the rplD gene encoding 50S ribosomal protein L4, whose amino-acid sequence is MELTITGSGKGISVSDATFAKDFNESLVHQVVTAYMAAGRQGTKAQKTRSEVSGGGKKPWRQKGTGRARAGTIRSPIWRSGGVTFAAKPRDFEQKVNRKMYRAAMRSILSELVRQERLVVVDDMNVDTPKTKAFTAKLKDMGVSNALILSDSVEQNLHLASRNIPHVDVRDVAGLDPVSLVAFEKVVVTVPALKKIEEMLG
- the rpsC gene encoding 30S ribosomal protein S3 — encoded protein: MGHKVNPTGIRLGVIKEHNSVWYADKKEYAKNLLNDIEVREFLDKRLEKASVSKIVIERPAQNARITIHTARPGIVIGKKGEDVDRLRREVSDMMGVPVHINIEEVRKPDLDARLVAQNVAGQLERRVMFRRAMKRAVQNAMRQGAKGIKIQVGGRLGGAEIARSEWYREGRVPLHTLRADIDYATYEAHTTYGVIGVKVWIFKGEILGGMEQVRADKKASGKKGSK
- the rplE gene encoding 50S ribosomal protein L5 — encoded protein: MLNMKEQYTKEVVPALQNEFGYKNVMQVPRIEKITLNMGVGEAVGDKKLIENAVADLERLAGQKPVVTKARKSVAGFKIREGWPIGCKVTLRGERMWDFFDRLVHIAVPRIRDFRGLNPKSFDGRGNYSMGVREQIIFPEIEYDKVDKIRGLDITITTTAGSDDEGRELLKAFGFPFKK
- the rpsE gene encoding 30S ribosomal protein S5, coding for MSVNEQKAPELQERLVQVNRVAKVVKGGRIFAFTALTVVGDGKGRVGFGRGKAREVPVAIQKAMEAARKNMVDVPLDGNTLQYPVRAQHSGSKVYMQPASEGTGVIAGGAMRAVLEVAGVQNVLSKCYGSTNPVNVVRSTIKALQAMQAPEDIAAKRGKTVEEILG
- the rplR gene encoding 50S ribosomal protein L18, whose amino-acid sequence is MSANIERMRRARKVRMKIRELGVNRLCVHRTPRHMYAQVTTADGSKVLASASTLDKELRQGATGNVDAAKKVGQLIAERAKAAGVEQVAFDRSGYRYHGRVQALADGAREAGLQF
- the rplF gene encoding 50S ribosomal protein L6, producing MSRVANNPVVLPSGVEVKLNGQEISVKGSKGSLQLNIHQAVEVKQEENVLRFAARDGAKQSRALAGTTRALVNNMVVGVSTGFERKLQLVGVGYRAQAQGKKLNLTLGFSHPVEYELPEGITAETPSNTEVVIRGIDKQQVGQVAADVRAYRPPEPYKGKGVRYADEQVRRKEAKKK
- the rpsQ gene encoding 30S ribosomal protein S17, with translation MTEATQTARTLSGKVVSNKMDKSIVVLVERQVKHPLYGKYMKRSTKIHAHDENNQCNIGDTVTIQETRPVSKTKAWALVEVTEAASKV
- the rpmD gene encoding 50S ribosomal protein L30, producing MANANTIKVTLTRSPIGCQPKHKLCVKGLGLRKIGHTVEVEDTPSVRGMINRVNYLVRVEEN
- the rpsH gene encoding 30S ribosomal protein S8, with protein sequence MSMQDTLADMFTRIRNAQMASKADVTMPSSKMKISVAQVLKDEGYVEDFSVSADAKPELTITLRYFGGKPVIEEIKRVSRPSLRQYKGAGELPKVSGGLGVAIVSTSKGVMTDRAARAAGVGGEVICTVF
- the rpsN gene encoding 30S ribosomal protein S14; protein product: MAKVSMKNRELKREKTVAKYAAKRAELKAIIKNPNSSDEDRWDAQMKLQQLPRNASPARLRNRCQVTGRPHGVLRKFELSRIKLREYGMRGDVPGLTKASW
- the rplP gene encoding 50S ribosomal protein L16: MLQPKRTKFRKVMKGRNTGLAQRANKVSFGEYGLKATSRGRITARQIEAARRTMTRRIKRGGKIWIRVFPDKPITGKPLEVRMGKGKGSVEYWVAEIQPGRMLYEMEGVSEDLAREAFTLAAAKLPVKTTFVTRTVM